The following proteins come from a genomic window of Limosilactobacillus reuteri:
- a CDS encoding flavodoxin family protein, which produces MMKIVVLTGSPHHPGTSEQLADAFVKGATEAGNEVYRFDAGRQTDEFSMIKLEDNYPGQEVAIEPNDIITNEVMPKLLAADMVVLVSSLYYYGINAALKAVIDRFYNYNHELHGGKKAITLVSGYGQEDAFASLDLYFKQLLEYMRWDKVGEVLAADSWNNQKLAKHVEEAYQLGKTVK; this is translated from the coding sequence ATGATGAAGATTGTTGTATTAACAGGAAGTCCCCATCATCCAGGAACTTCTGAGCAATTAGCAGATGCCTTTGTTAAGGGCGCTACTGAAGCAGGAAATGAAGTTTATCGCTTTGATGCTGGACGCCAGACTGATGAATTTTCGATGATTAAATTGGAAGACAATTATCCCGGACAAGAAGTTGCGATTGAACCGAATGATATTATTACTAATGAAGTAATGCCTAAGCTGTTAGCGGCAGACATGGTAGTCTTAGTTAGTTCGCTATATTATTATGGGATCAATGCAGCGCTAAAAGCAGTGATTGATCGTTTCTACAACTATAACCATGAACTTCATGGCGGAAAGAAAGCTATTACTTTGGTAAGTGGCTATGGTCAAGAAGATGCCTTTGCTTCACTTGACTTATATTTTAAGCAACTACTCGAATATATGCGTTGGGACAAAGTAGGAGAGGTACTCGCAGCTGATTCTTGGAATAATCAAAAATTGGCTAAACACGTTGAAGAAGCTTATCAGCTGGGAAAGACAGTTAAATAG
- the hemH gene encoding ferrochelatase → MPRFVFPQIIPEFLVFRQSLVNLGSPDTPTTPDVKRYLKEFLSDRNVIEMPPALWQPLLRGIILPTRSWRSATFYRNCWTKDGSPLIVYTERLVARVQELMPEWVVKMEMTYGKPKISDTITEMKKECQNITVLPLFPFFTKSTTQTVIDKVKDADPEAKIIDCFSAEEDYLDLLAKQIQTAWDRGKYDKLLISYHGIPTAMFHHDDPYRDETEAATAELIKRLDIPEKQIKMAYQSKFGPMPWLKPYLRNTLLNEAQLGHRDVLVVAPSFVADCLETLEEDQVQNYQVFRENGGNNLVMVPSLNDSPEFAQFITDLVQRKG, encoded by the coding sequence ATGCCTCGATTCGTTTTTCCTCAGATTATACCTGAATTTTTAGTTTTCAGACAGTCTCTAGTCAATCTCGGTTCACCCGATACGCCAACAACTCCCGACGTTAAACGTTATTTGAAAGAATTTCTGAGCGATCGGAATGTTATTGAAATGCCCCCAGCATTATGGCAGCCACTCCTTCGTGGGATTATTCTTCCAACTCGGTCATGGCGATCAGCGACTTTTTATCGTAATTGCTGGACAAAAGATGGGTCTCCATTGATTGTCTACACAGAACGGTTGGTTGCTAGGGTCCAAGAATTGATGCCGGAGTGGGTTGTCAAAATGGAAATGACCTATGGCAAGCCTAAAATTAGCGACACAATTACCGAAATGAAAAAGGAATGTCAAAATATTACAGTTTTGCCGCTCTTCCCTTTTTTCACTAAAAGTACAACTCAAACGGTTATTGACAAGGTAAAGGATGCTGATCCAGAAGCGAAAATAATTGATTGTTTCTCGGCCGAAGAAGATTATTTAGACTTATTGGCTAAGCAAATCCAAACGGCATGGGATAGAGGAAAATATGACAAATTACTCATTTCGTATCATGGAATTCCGACTGCCATGTTTCATCACGATGATCCTTATCGCGATGAAACAGAAGCGGCCACCGCGGAACTGATTAAACGCCTTGATATTCCTGAAAAGCAAATTAAGATGGCTTACCAATCTAAGTTTGGCCCAATGCCGTGGTTAAAACCTTACCTCCGGAATACGTTGCTTAATGAGGCACAACTCGGGCATCGTGATGTGTTAGTTGTTGCCCCATCATTTGTGGCGGACTGTTTAGAAACATTAGAAGAAGATCAAGTGCAGAACTATCAGGTCTTTCGTGAAAATGGCGGAAATAACCTTGTGATGGTGCCGTCACTCAATGACTCACCAGAATTTGCCCAGTTTATTACTGATCTTGTGCAACGAAAGGGATAA
- a CDS encoding IS5-like element ISLpl3 family transposase (programmed frameshift), whose amino-acid sequence MTTPKRYELEDAQWDRIKGYFPPYRTGRPSSLDNRTALNAILWLMRSGAPWRDLPERYGSWKTVYSRFRAWVSSNLFEQVFLKLIDDPDMENLSLDSTIVRAHQKATGGKKNAECMVENQAIGLSRGGRTTKIHALVDGLGNPLGFRLTGGQVHDSQVASELLEGFDISQSNIIADKAYGTAKLRQYIKDKAAVYTIPPKENTKDKWTCDYHVYCERHLIENFFNQLKNFRRIATRYDKLAHVYLATVYIASICILLK is encoded by the exons ATGACAACACCTAAACGATACGAACTGGAAGATGCTCAGTGGGACCGAATCAAAGGATACTTCCCGCCATACCGGACTGGCCGTCCATCAAGCCTAGACAACCGTACCGCCCTCAACGCTATCCTCTGGCTCATGCGCAGCGGGGCTCCTTGGCGTGATCTACCTGAACGCTATGGCTCTTGGAAAACGGTGTATAGTCGCTTCCGAGCCTGGGTAAGTTCAAACTTGTTCGAACAGGTTTTTCTCAAATTGATTGACGATCCCGACATGGAAAACTTGAGCTTAGATTCAACGATCGTTCGAGCGCATCAAAAGGCCACTGGGG GCAAAAAAAACGCCGAATGTATGGTCGAAAATCAAGCTATTGGACTAAGTCGAGGTGGCCGAACAACCAAGATTCACGCACTCGTTGACGGATTAGGGAATCCCTTGGGTTTTCGCCTAACAGGTGGTCAAGTACATGATAGCCAAGTTGCCAGTGAGTTGCTGGAAGGCTTCGATATTTCTCAATCAAATATTATCGCGGATAAAGCCTATGGCACCGCGAAACTTCGCCAGTATATTAAAGATAAAGCAGCCGTCTATACCATTCCGCCAAAGGAAAATACCAAAGACAAGTGGACCTGTGATTACCACGTTTATTGTGAGCGCCATTTGATTGAGAACTTCTTCAATCAGTTGAAGAACTTTCGTAGGATTGCAACGCGTTATGATAAGCTCGCTCATGTTTATCTGGCTACGGTTTACATTGCCTCAATTTGCATCTTACTTAAGTAG
- a CDS encoding putative sulfate exporter family transporter yields the protein MSIMKTRSFWIAAIMTLICSVAGVLLAKLPYVNLIGPLVIALLLGIAMQLTPASLRNEAQGGIGFISNKFLRLGIILLGFRLNLERLAAAGVKTILVAAIGVTGTIVLTYWLSRKFGAEDELAILSACGCGICGAAAVMGVSPQIETDNEERKRENEVLAVAVVCVMGTVFTLVEIGIKPLLGLTDPQFGIVAGGSLHEIAHAVAAGGAFGEASLDNALIMKLSRVLLLAPVALIVGYWYQHRLVVESEEEHTKEPKKLPIPWFLGGFILTSVLGTFLPFSPVFLDALVQAAYIFLGMAMAALGVSVNFKVIFKRGGAVFGAAAISSTCLLVFMIIMSKIFF from the coding sequence ATGACCTTAATTTGTTCTGTTGCTGGGGTGCTTTTAGCAAAACTACCTTATGTCAACTTGATTGGACCATTGGTTATTGCCTTATTATTAGGTATTGCCATGCAGTTGACTCCTGCTAGCTTGCGTAATGAGGCTCAAGGCGGCATCGGATTTATTTCTAACAAATTTTTACGGCTTGGTATTATTCTTCTTGGTTTCCGCTTAAACCTAGAAAGACTTGCGGCCGCTGGGGTTAAAACTATTTTAGTTGCGGCTATTGGAGTTACTGGCACGATTGTCCTTACTTATTGGCTTAGTCGAAAGTTTGGCGCAGAAGATGAATTAGCTATTCTTTCTGCTTGCGGCTGTGGTATTTGTGGAGCGGCTGCTGTAATGGGGGTTTCACCACAAATTGAAACCGACAACGAGGAGCGCAAACGAGAAAATGAAGTATTAGCTGTTGCTGTTGTTTGTGTAATGGGAACAGTCTTTACTTTAGTTGAAATTGGAATCAAACCATTACTCGGGCTTACTGACCCACAGTTTGGAATTGTTGCCGGTGGTTCATTACATGAAATTGCTCATGCCGTTGCAGCCGGGGGTGCTTTCGGTGAAGCAAGCTTAGATAACGCCCTTATTATGAAACTTTCACGGGTTCTTCTCTTGGCGCCAGTCGCTTTAATTGTTGGTTACTGGTATCAACACCGTCTTGTAGTTGAAAGTGAAGAAGAACATACTAAAGAACCAAAGAAATTACCAATTCCTTGGTTCCTTGGCGGTTTTATTTTAACTAGCGTGTTAGGAACCTTTCTTCCATTCTCACCAGTCTTTCTTGATGCACTTGTTCAAGCAGCCTATATCTTTTTAGGAATGGCAATGGCCGCATTAGGTGTTTCAGTAAACTTTAAAGTTATTTTTAAACGCGGAGGAGCCGTTTTTGGCGCGGCTGCGATTAGCTCAACCTGTTTATTGGTATTTATGATTATTATGAGTAAAATATTCTTCTAA
- a CDS encoding cysteine synthase family protein, which yields MLVENTYDLIGHTPLMHLPMKTPNDVNIYAKLEMFNPGGSIKDRLGMALIQRGMEEGKITDTTTIIEPTAGNTGIGVALAALKYHLSVKLVVPEKFSFEKQTLMRALGAEVINTPSEEGIKGAIAAAKELAAEIGDAYVPLQFQNPANPDVYQHTLGPEILADLANKPLAAFVAGAGSGGTFAGIQKALQDAYPELKGYIVEPAGSILNGGLAHSHRTEGIGVEFIPPFFKDLDYTGVKTISDDDAFYYVRWVAKNLGLFIGSSSGAALAASLEVAKELPHGANLVTVFPDSSERYLSEHIYEE from the coding sequence ATGTTAGTTGAAAATACTTATGATTTGATTGGTCACACCCCTTTGATGCATTTGCCGATGAAGACTCCAAATGACGTTAATATCTATGCTAAGCTCGAAATGTTTAACCCTGGTGGCAGCATTAAGGATCGTTTGGGGATGGCATTAATCCAGCGAGGAATGGAAGAAGGAAAAATAACAGATACAACGACAATCATCGAGCCAACTGCCGGAAACACTGGAATCGGCGTCGCTTTAGCAGCATTAAAATACCATTTATCAGTTAAATTAGTGGTACCGGAAAAGTTTAGTTTTGAAAAGCAAACATTAATGCGTGCGTTGGGAGCCGAAGTGATTAATACTCCGAGTGAAGAAGGGATCAAAGGAGCAATTGCGGCTGCAAAAGAATTAGCTGCTGAAATAGGGGATGCTTACGTGCCTTTACAATTTCAGAATCCAGCGAATCCCGATGTTTATCAACACACCTTGGGCCCAGAGATTTTAGCTGACCTTGCTAATAAACCGCTGGCAGCCTTTGTAGCCGGTGCAGGAAGTGGTGGCACTTTTGCGGGGATTCAAAAGGCGCTCCAAGATGCTTACCCAGAATTGAAAGGCTATATTGTTGAACCAGCCGGATCGATTTTAAATGGGGGTCTAGCTCATAGTCACCGCACAGAAGGAATTGGCGTTGAATTTATTCCGCCATTCTTCAAGGATTTAGATTATACCGGGGTAAAAACGATTAGTGATGACGATGCATTCTATTATGTTCGCTGGGTTGCTAAAAATCTCGGCCTCTTTATTGGTAGCTCTAGTGGGGCTGCGCTTGCGGCAAGTTTAGAAGTTGCTAAAGAATTGCCACATGGGGCTAATTTAGTCACGGTATTTCCTGATTCAAGCGAGCGTTACCTTAGTGAACATATTTATGAGGAATAG